A genomic window from Candidatus Kouleothrix ribensis includes:
- a CDS encoding helix-turn-helix transcriptional regulator codes for MNGKLTLISAPAGFGKTTLVSEWVAGCDRPVAWLSLDEGDSDITRFLMYLVAALRSIAANLGEAVLAALQSAQPPPTELLLTALLNEIATLQDRSILVLDDYHLIDAHPVDQAISFLIEHMPPQLHLLIATREDPQLPLARLRARGHLAELRAADLRFTTAEAARLLTQAVGRDLPAEAIAALETRTEGWVAGLQLAAISLRGRHDPAGFIRTFTGSDRFVMDYLVEEVLRQQPASVQAFLLRTSMLNRLCGPLCDAVLLDPSAAGQATLEYLEHANLFVVPLDNQRRWYRYHQLFAEVLRQRLHQDLAASLGDAERGVAELHERASLWYQAHGLELEALHHAAAANNAGLLARMAELAWPALDRSFQSAAWLRSVQQLPNELIAAMPVLSAQYAWALLDAGEMEASQLRLQDAERWLDATGDASVRPEDRPGRMVVVDEAQFQTLPATIAIARAYYAQAQGDYASAASYAALALQRTPEANQDIRAQATVLLGFSYWANGNLDAAYNALADWIERMWQVGNAAFAIISTFYLVEPLVAQGRLREAAGVYQHSLQLAEQHDMLARQLTAHTHVGLALLYHERGDTEASARHMRQGEEFGRQALIIDWPYRWCLAQARLKEAEGDLDAVLGLLDQARRHYVRNPVPDFRPIEALQARVYIKQGRLASAREWADAHGLSVSDDLSYLHEFEHITLARLRIAEYRHDRADRSLRDGLGLLARLLTAAEAGRRMASVIEILVLQALAHELQGSLPLALASLERGLTLAEPEGYIRIFVDEGPPLQRLLSAAAARAIMPGYISTLLAACRTHAADEPVGAGLGKPAAPGPQPLLEPLSRRELEILRLVAQGLSNQQISVRLSLALSTVKGHLLRMFGKLQVQRRTEAVARARELGLL; via the coding sequence TTGAACGGCAAGCTGACGCTCATATCGGCCCCGGCCGGCTTTGGCAAGACCACGCTGGTCAGCGAGTGGGTCGCAGGTTGCGACCGGCCGGTTGCCTGGCTGTCGCTGGACGAAGGCGATAGCGATATTACGCGCTTCCTGATGTACCTCGTCGCGGCCTTGCGGTCGATTGCGGCCAATCTGGGGGAGGCTGTGCTGGCGGCGCTGCAATCGGCTCAGCCGCCGCCAACCGAGCTGCTGCTCACCGCCTTGCTCAATGAGATCGCCACCCTTCAGGATCGATCCATCCTGGTTCTCGACGACTACCACCTGATCGACGCTCACCCGGTCGACCAGGCTATCAGCTTTCTGATCGAGCATATGCCGCCACAGCTGCACCTGCTCATCGCTACCCGCGAGGACCCGCAGCTCCCGCTGGCCCGCTTACGCGCCCGCGGCCACCTGGCCGAGCTGCGCGCCGCCGACCTGCGCTTTACCACGGCCGAGGCGGCCCGGTTGCTGACCCAGGCCGTGGGCCGTGATCTGCCGGCGGAGGCGATTGCGGCGCTGGAGACCCGCACGGAAGGTTGGGTGGCCGGCCTGCAACTGGCCGCGATCTCGCTGCGGGGCCGGCACGACCCGGCCGGCTTCATCAGGACCTTCACCGGCAGCGATCGGTTTGTGATGGACTACCTGGTTGAAGAAGTCCTGCGCCAGCAGCCGGCGAGCGTCCAGGCGTTCTTGCTGCGCACATCGATGCTTAACCGCCTGTGCGGCCCCCTGTGTGATGCCGTGCTGCTCGATCCATCGGCTGCAGGGCAGGCGACCCTGGAGTACCTCGAGCATGCCAACCTATTCGTTGTGCCGCTCGACAACCAGCGGCGCTGGTATCGCTACCACCAGCTCTTTGCTGAGGTGCTGCGGCAACGCCTGCACCAGGATCTCGCAGCGTCTTTAGGCGACGCGGAGCGCGGTGTCGCCGAACTCCACGAGCGCGCCAGCCTCTGGTACCAGGCGCATGGCCTGGAGCTTGAAGCGCTTCACCACGCTGCCGCCGCCAATAATGCCGGGCTGCTGGCGCGCATGGCCGAGCTGGCCTGGCCAGCCCTGGATCGCAGCTTCCAGTCTGCCGCCTGGCTTCGATCGGTGCAGCAGCTGCCCAACGAGCTGATCGCTGCGATGCCGGTGCTGAGTGCCCAATATGCCTGGGCACTCCTCGATGCCGGCGAGATGGAGGCTAGCCAGTTGCGGCTGCAGGATGCCGAGCGTTGGCTGGATGCGACAGGGGATGCGAGCGTGCGGCCGGAAGACCGCCCCGGCCGGATGGTCGTCGTCGACGAAGCGCAGTTTCAGACTCTGCCGGCGACTATTGCGATTGCCCGAGCCTACTACGCCCAGGCCCAGGGCGATTACGCCAGTGCCGCGAGCTATGCTGCGCTGGCGCTCCAGCGCACACCTGAAGCGAACCAGGACATACGCGCCCAGGCAACCGTGCTGCTGGGGTTCTCGTACTGGGCGAACGGCAACCTGGACGCAGCGTACAATGCCCTGGCCGATTGGATCGAGCGTATGTGGCAGGTCGGCAATGCCGCCTTTGCCATTATCAGCACCTTCTACCTGGTTGAACCACTGGTTGCCCAGGGCCGCCTGCGCGAGGCGGCCGGCGTGTATCAGCACTCGCTGCAACTGGCCGAACAGCACGATATGTTAGCCCGGCAGCTCACCGCGCATACGCATGTGGGCCTGGCGCTGCTGTACCACGAGCGTGGCGACACGGAAGCCAGCGCCCGACACATGCGACAAGGCGAGGAGTTCGGCCGGCAGGCGCTGATTATCGACTGGCCGTACCGCTGGTGCCTTGCCCAGGCCCGCCTGAAAGAGGCCGAGGGCGATCTGGATGCCGTGCTGGGCCTGCTCGATCAAGCCAGACGCCACTATGTTAGGAACCCTGTGCCCGATTTCCGCCCGATCGAGGCGCTGCAAGCACGTGTGTATATCAAGCAGGGGCGGTTGGCCAGCGCACGCGAGTGGGCGGACGCGCACGGGCTTTCGGTGAGCGACGATCTCAGCTATCTACACGAGTTTGAGCACATAACGCTGGCCAGATTGCGGATCGCCGAGTATCGGCACGACCGTGCCGACCGCTCCTTGCGCGATGGGCTGGGGCTGCTGGCGCGCCTCCTGACGGCGGCCGAAGCCGGCAGGCGCATGGCGAGCGTGATCGAGATCCTGGTGCTGCAAGCGCTCGCGCACGAGCTGCAGGGCAGCCTGCCACTGGCGCTCGCATCGCTTGAGCGCGGGCTGACCCTGGCCGAGCCAGAGGGCTACATTCGGATCTTTGTCGATGAAGGGCCGCCGCTGCAGCGCCTCTTGTCTGCAGCGGCGGCACGGGCAATCATGCCGGGCTACATCAGCACGTTGCTGGCTGCCTGCCGCACGCACGCGGCCGATGAACCGGTTGGTGCTGGCCTGGGCAAGCCGGCGGCACCTGGCCCCCAGCCGCTGTTGGAGCCTCTGAGCCGGCGCGAGCTGGAGATACTGCGCCTGGTTGCGCAGGGCCTCTCGAACCAGCAGATCAGCGTGCGGCTTTCGCTCGCCCTGAGCACGGTGAAAGGGCACCTGCTGAGGATGTTCGGCAAACTTCAGGTGCAACGACGCACCGAAGCCGTCGCACGCGCCCGCGAACTCGGCCTGCTGTAG
- a CDS encoding tetratricopeptide repeat protein — protein MAALYDQPYLSPILAGRADEVDALQRWIQLADSGAGQLILISGEAGIGKSRLAREARAFAHNRGFTILQGNCFEADRTLPFAPFAELLRHIDARRLAQFRSFMPQLLKFVPELASHFPDLSPTLTAEPGLEKRQLVHAWLSLLVGPRAEPQPPEPARLVIIEDLHWCDDLSLDVLVQLARVIQTQPVMVVLTYRSDETPLSLAHFLTQLDRERLAHEIPLSPLAPAHIELIVRAIFHQSHPISNEFVTALYQHTEGNPFFIEEVLKSLVATGDIMVTNGYWDRKRLSELRVPRTVQLAVIQRTGSLGAAARQVLTVAAVAGLRFDVGLLANITGLREGDLLAAIKDLIRAQLVVEESADTFVFRHALTRQAIYSALLLRERKVLHGAVAATLEQASAPTIEARLADLSWHFYTGEVWDQALIYSQRAGARAQALYSPRAAAEFYTRAIVAAGARQDTRRLPSLQYARAESYAQLGDFEAARNDYEAALTAGQSSSDQQAEWQALLGLGFLWASRDYLQAGAYFQRALDLAPQLADAAVVAHTLNRVGNWHMNAERPHEAIQYHSEAARLFEQLGDQRGSASTLDLLGISHYVAGDFARSVRLYRDAVARFRMVQDRGGIMTALIIGSSRGVAFISRTVPPTHSTLAERVRDCEEGLLIAAEIGARPTEALGHAWLGLNYAMAGHYAPAIHEIAHGLEIAQQIEHRHFMCTAQMLLGVVHWDLAAWPTARAHLEQALALARETQSMIWQHLTAAFLASALIQLGALAEADTIVRAEWSEQAPMQAIGLRQLWGSRAELLLAQGEPAQALAIAEQLMSSASPAAEGQNHAIPYLAVLAGEALLALNRAREAVRRLEPALAAARSAELPALAWRLDMLRGRALLAQGRRDDAAATFTQARQLVGRLAANIGDAALSNTLLKAAAASTRRVAIESPRRTAKAAFDGLTARERAVAAQIAQGRSNREIAAALILSERTVESHIANILGKLGATSRAQIAVWAVTKGLSNQGEA, from the coding sequence ATGGCTGCATTGTACGATCAACCCTATCTGTCACCCATCCTGGCTGGGCGTGCCGACGAGGTTGATGCGCTCCAGCGGTGGATTCAGCTGGCCGACTCAGGCGCTGGGCAGCTGATCCTTATTTCTGGCGAGGCCGGGATCGGCAAATCGCGGCTTGCCCGCGAGGCCAGGGCATTCGCACACAATCGCGGCTTTACGATACTACAAGGCAATTGTTTCGAAGCCGACCGTACGCTCCCATTTGCTCCATTCGCGGAGCTACTGCGACATATCGATGCGCGCCGCCTGGCACAATTTCGATCGTTCATGCCGCAGCTGCTCAAATTCGTGCCCGAATTGGCCTCACACTTCCCCGATCTATCGCCCACGCTAACAGCCGAGCCGGGCCTGGAGAAACGGCAGCTCGTTCACGCCTGGCTGTCGTTGTTGGTTGGGCCACGTGCAGAGCCGCAACCGCCCGAGCCGGCGCGGCTTGTGATCATTGAAGATCTGCACTGGTGTGATGATCTCTCACTGGATGTGCTCGTGCAGCTGGCACGCGTGATTCAGACACAGCCGGTGATGGTGGTGCTCACGTACCGCAGCGACGAGACGCCGTTAAGCCTGGCGCATTTCCTTACGCAGCTCGACCGTGAACGGCTGGCGCATGAGATCCCGCTCTCACCATTGGCGCCGGCACATATCGAGCTGATTGTACGCGCCATTTTTCACCAATCCCACCCTATCAGCAACGAATTCGTCACCGCGCTTTACCAGCACACCGAAGGCAACCCATTCTTTATCGAAGAAGTTTTGAAATCGCTGGTCGCGACAGGCGATATCATGGTAACCAACGGCTATTGGGATCGGAAACGCCTGAGCGAATTGCGCGTGCCGCGTACGGTGCAGCTCGCGGTGATCCAGCGTACCGGCAGCTTGGGTGCTGCTGCCCGGCAGGTACTCACGGTAGCAGCTGTGGCCGGGCTGCGCTTCGATGTTGGGTTACTGGCAAATATTACCGGCTTGCGTGAGGGCGATCTACTTGCAGCGATCAAAGACCTGATCCGCGCCCAGCTGGTCGTCGAAGAGTCGGCTGATACATTTGTATTCCGGCACGCACTTACCCGGCAGGCAATCTACAGTGCGCTGCTGCTGCGTGAGCGCAAAGTGCTCCATGGCGCCGTCGCCGCGACACTCGAGCAGGCCAGCGCGCCCACCATCGAGGCGCGCCTGGCTGATCTATCATGGCACTTTTACACGGGCGAGGTGTGGGATCAAGCCTTGATCTATTCGCAACGCGCTGGGGCGCGCGCCCAGGCACTGTATTCGCCGCGCGCCGCAGCGGAGTTCTACACGCGAGCGATCGTCGCAGCAGGTGCGCGGCAAGACACACGGCGCTTGCCGAGCCTGCAGTACGCGCGCGCCGAGTCGTATGCACAGCTCGGTGATTTCGAGGCCGCCCGGAACGACTATGAAGCAGCCCTGACGGCAGGGCAATCGAGTAGCGACCAGCAGGCCGAATGGCAGGCGCTGTTGGGGCTGGGTTTCCTGTGGGCTTCGCGCGATTACCTCCAGGCTGGCGCCTACTTCCAACGCGCGCTCGACCTCGCGCCACAGCTCGCCGACGCCGCCGTGGTCGCACACACGCTCAACCGGGTAGGCAACTGGCACATGAATGCCGAGCGCCCGCACGAGGCGATCCAGTATCACAGCGAGGCCGCGCGGCTGTTCGAGCAGCTGGGCGATCAGCGCGGCAGCGCGTCGACGCTCGATCTACTTGGGATCAGCCATTACGTGGCGGGGGACTTTGCGCGCAGCGTGAGGTTGTATCGAGATGCCGTGGCGCGGTTCCGTATGGTGCAGGATCGGGGCGGCATCATGACCGCGCTGATCATTGGTTCGTCGCGTGGTGTGGCATTTATCAGCCGCACTGTGCCGCCGACACACTCAACGCTTGCGGAGCGGGTACGTGATTGCGAGGAAGGGCTGCTGATCGCTGCCGAGATAGGCGCGCGGCCGACCGAAGCGCTCGGCCATGCCTGGCTGGGCCTGAACTACGCCATGGCTGGCCACTACGCGCCGGCCATTCACGAGATCGCGCACGGGCTAGAGATCGCCCAGCAGATCGAACATCGGCATTTCATGTGTACAGCGCAGATGCTACTCGGTGTCGTTCATTGGGATCTCGCGGCTTGGCCAACTGCCCGCGCGCATCTCGAGCAGGCGCTGGCGCTCGCGCGTGAAACCCAATCAATGATCTGGCAGCATCTCACTGCTGCGTTCCTGGCCTCCGCACTCATCCAGCTTGGCGCACTGGCGGAAGCCGATACGATTGTGCGTGCTGAGTGGAGCGAGCAGGCGCCTATGCAAGCAATCGGGTTGCGCCAACTATGGGGTTCGCGCGCCGAGCTATTGCTGGCCCAAGGCGAGCCGGCGCAGGCGCTGGCGATTGCCGAACAGCTGATGTCTAGCGCCTCACCTGCTGCCGAGGGCCAGAATCACGCGATACCGTACCTCGCGGTGCTGGCTGGCGAGGCATTGCTGGCGCTGAATCGCGCACGCGAGGCCGTGCGGCGGCTCGAGCCGGCGCTGGCGGCGGCGCGCTCAGCCGAACTGCCGGCACTCGCCTGGCGGCTGGATATGCTACGCGGACGGGCGCTGCTGGCGCAAGGCCGGCGCGACGATGCCGCCGCCACATTTACGCAAGCACGGCAGCTGGTAGGCCGCCTGGCCGCGAACATCGGCGACGCGGCCTTGAGCAACACCCTGCTCAAAGCCGCCGCAGCTTCCACGCGTCGCGTCGCGATCGAATCACCACGGCGCACAGCCAAGGCCGCGTTCGATGGACTCACCGCGCGCGAGCGGGCCGTGGCAGCGCAGATCGCCCAGGGGCGCAGCAATCGCGAGATCGCCGCAGCCCTGATCCTCAGCGAGCGCACGGTCGAGTCGCATATTGCGAATATCCTCGGCAAACTCGGCGCGACCTCGCGCGCACAGATCGCGGTGTGGGCCGTGACCAAAGGGCTTTCGAATCAGGGGGAAGCCTGA
- a CDS encoding cupin domain-containing protein, with product MTIAIHTHMQPGIARANDGPAFNVFGHSVIFKHTSEELSGNAFVWEIVSPVGTIVPPHIHSVEDEFIYVQDGELEVMIGGQTYRAKAGDLLKMPKHVPHGIQQVGNTPTRSLWIVTPAGKMDLLFAALGALPPGPPDPVVVGRIFAEHDIELLPPPGL from the coding sequence ATGACCATCGCGATCCACACCCACATGCAGCCGGGGATCGCCCGCGCAAACGACGGGCCGGCATTCAATGTCTTTGGCCACAGCGTGATCTTCAAGCACACCAGCGAGGAGCTTAGCGGCAATGCCTTTGTCTGGGAGATTGTCTCGCCGGTCGGCACGATCGTTCCGCCGCACATCCACTCGGTTGAAGACGAGTTCATTTACGTCCAGGATGGCGAGCTAGAGGTTATGATCGGCGGGCAGACTTACCGCGCGAAGGCCGGCGACCTGCTCAAAATGCCCAAGCATGTGCCGCATGGCATCCAGCAGGTGGGCAATACGCCGACGCGCAGCTTGTGGATCGTGACCCCGGCGGGCAAGATGGATCTGTTGTTTGCGGCGCTTGGCGCGCTGCCGCCTGGCCCACCCGACCCAGTCGTGGTCGGCCGGATCTTCGCCGAGCACGACATTGAGTTGCTGCCGCCGCCCGGCTTGTAG
- a CDS encoding metallophosphoesterase family protein, producing the protein MRIAVFSDMHGNAIALDAVLADFAAKPGDQLICLGDAIQGGPQPREVVARLRGLGCPVVMGNADDWLLSGQASDAESIDDERQRRLDAVRLWSLAQLSEADRTFIQNFRPSVELALGDRRKLLGYHGSPKSFDDVIVPSTPDETVQAWLEPDESIVYAGGHTHIQFVRHFGRTFHFNPGSVGFAYRHDQDERETFRADPWAEYAIVSIAGARSSLEFCRVPFDLQALLDAYQSSGRPFAEDAIHQYRG; encoded by the coding sequence ATGCGGATTGCAGTATTTTCCGACATGCACGGGAATGCGATTGCGCTCGATGCAGTATTAGCAGATTTCGCGGCCAAGCCGGGCGATCAGCTTATCTGCCTCGGCGACGCCATCCAAGGTGGCCCGCAGCCGCGCGAGGTAGTGGCGCGCCTGCGCGGCTTGGGCTGCCCGGTGGTGATGGGCAACGCCGATGATTGGCTGTTGAGCGGGCAAGCCAGCGACGCCGAAAGCATTGACGACGAGCGGCAGCGCCGCTTGGATGCCGTGCGGCTCTGGTCGTTGGCGCAGCTCAGCGAGGCGGATCGCACATTCATACAGAACTTCCGGCCCAGCGTGGAACTTGCGCTTGGCGATCGGCGCAAGCTGCTTGGGTACCATGGCTCGCCCAAGTCGTTCGATGATGTGATCGTGCCCAGCACACCCGACGAAACAGTACAAGCATGGCTCGAACCAGACGAGTCGATCGTGTATGCGGGCGGGCACACGCATATCCAGTTTGTGCGCCATTTCGGGCGCACTTTTCACTTCAACCCCGGCAGTGTAGGCTTCGCATACCGTCACGATCAGGATGAGCGCGAAACGTTTCGCGCCGACCCATGGGCAGAGTACGCGATCGTATCGATCGCTGGGGCACGGTCGTCGCTTGAATTTTGCCGCGTGCCATTTGATCTACAGGCGCTGCTAGACGCCTACCAGTCAAGTGGCCGACCATTCGCTGAAGATGCTATTCACCAGTATCGCGGGTGA
- a CDS encoding carboxylic ester hydrolase, giving the protein MRSIEILVVLANLLACCVLAIPLPHSALWMRYWVPIALLVAVVQVLVEGPRWQMVPAYALSGVCLLIWLVQQLAPAGGLGGRLLAAWPGVGMGLGLSVLALALTSALPLIFPVFQFPQPSGPYAIGTLTYHWVDAQRPEVFTADPGARRELMVQIWYPARAGAASAQTPYLQNPDALTAALARLHNLPTFALRHLAYVTTHASEAVPVADALPSYPVLIFLEGLTGYRQMSTFQVEELVAHGYIVVGIDQPGAAGAVVFPDGHQIVGLSKAQMEPLTQQSASPAETAPVLNGRAFKEGIIPYFAQDVSFTLDQLAAINTADPNNILTKKLDLQRTGMFGVSFGGIVGAEACLNDPRLAACLVMDVLMTANVVQQGLQQPSMWITRDADTMRRERQTAGGWTEQDIAQTLTTMRAVYDRLPGDGYFVQVPGMFHIDLTDITYVSWLFPRVGFSGPIGVQRAHDIVNAYSLAFFDRHLKGQPAALLDGPAEDYPEVRFETRRP; this is encoded by the coding sequence ATGCGATCGATTGAGATCTTGGTGGTGCTGGCTAATCTGCTGGCCTGCTGCGTATTGGCCATCCCGCTGCCTCACTCTGCGCTGTGGATGCGCTACTGGGTGCCGATCGCGCTGCTGGTCGCCGTGGTTCAGGTGCTGGTCGAAGGCCCGCGCTGGCAAATGGTTCCGGCATATGCGCTGAGCGGAGTGTGCCTGCTGATCTGGCTCGTGCAGCAGCTCGCGCCGGCAGGCGGCCTGGGAGGGCGGCTACTGGCGGCCTGGCCTGGCGTGGGCATGGGCCTCGGACTGAGCGTACTCGCCCTGGCGCTTACCAGCGCGCTGCCGCTGATATTCCCGGTATTCCAGTTTCCCCAACCGAGCGGGCCGTATGCGATTGGCACGTTGACCTACCACTGGGTAGATGCGCAACGTCCAGAGGTCTTCACGGCTGATCCAGGCGCCCGCCGTGAGCTGATGGTGCAGATCTGGTATCCCGCCAGGGCGGGCGCAGCCTCGGCGCAAACACCGTATCTCCAGAACCCCGATGCGCTGACGGCTGCACTGGCGCGCCTGCACAATCTTCCCACGTTCGCCTTGCGACACCTCGCATACGTGACGACCCATGCGTCTGAAGCGGTGCCCGTTGCAGATGCGCTGCCGAGCTACCCGGTGCTCATATTTCTCGAAGGGCTGACTGGCTATCGCCAGATGAGCACTTTTCAGGTCGAGGAGCTGGTCGCGCATGGCTATATCGTCGTGGGGATCGATCAGCCCGGCGCGGCGGGAGCGGTGGTGTTCCCGGATGGGCACCAGATCGTAGGGCTGTCAAAAGCGCAGATGGAGCCGCTGACGCAGCAGAGCGCCAGCCCGGCCGAAACGGCGCCAGTGTTGAACGGCCGGGCATTCAAGGAGGGGATCATCCCATATTTTGCGCAGGATGTCAGCTTCACGCTCGATCAGCTGGCTGCGATCAACACCGCTGATCCAAACAATATCCTCACGAAGAAGCTGGATCTGCAGCGTACCGGCATGTTTGGCGTGTCGTTCGGCGGCATCGTTGGCGCCGAGGCCTGTTTGAACGACCCACGGCTCGCGGCATGCCTGGTGATGGATGTGCTGATGACTGCCAATGTGGTACAGCAGGGCTTGCAGCAGCCAAGCATGTGGATCACCCGCGATGCCGACACGATGCGGCGCGAACGGCAAACGGCTGGCGGCTGGACTGAGCAGGATATTGCGCAAACCCTGACCACCATGCGCGCAGTGTACGACCGGCTGCCCGGAGATGGCTACTTCGTGCAGGTGCCCGGCATGTTCCACATCGATCTGACCGACATCACCTACGTCTCGTGGCTGTTTCCAAGGGTGGGCTTCAGCGGGCCAATCGGCGTCCAGCGCGCGCACGATATTGTCAACGCCTACTCGCTGGCGTTCTTCGACCGGCACCTGAAAGGCCAACCGGCAGCGCTGCTGGATGGGCCGGCCGAAGACTACCCCGAGGTGCGCTTCGAAACCCGCCGGCCGTGA